The following proteins are co-located in the Pyxicephalus adspersus chromosome Z, UCB_Pads_2.0, whole genome shotgun sequence genome:
- the LOC140343941 gene encoding olfactory receptor 5V1-like, with protein sequence MEEGNQTMVTFFIIKGISDVPELQTPIFLLVLLIYLLTLGGNITIILLVFLDCHLHTPMYFFLANLSLNDICNTTVTLHKVLLIGLTGDQEISYVSCIAQIYFFGSFVSDELLFLAAMSYDRYVAICNPLRYTVIMNHKICALLASFCWVLGFIEILPYAVLVAGFSCYRSNVVDHFFCDLVPVIKLSCSNTSVLKTLFIVEGTFLLVLGPLVLTVLSYIFIISTIIKIRTSTGRRKAFYTCSSHLTVVILLYITLSYQYPRPLSADSLEYNKLLSLFNTAAVPILNPFIYSLKNKDVKSALKKRLWFLRVKK encoded by the coding sequence ATGGAAGAGGGAAATCAGACCATGGTGACATTTTTCATCATCAAAGGAATCTCAGATGTTCCAGAGTTGCAAACTCCAATCTTTCTTTTGGTTCTTCTCATTTATCTTCTCACTCTTGGTGGAAACATAACCATCATCCTACTGGTCTTCCTTGATTGCCATCTCCACACTCCCATGTATTTTTTCTTGGCAAATTTATCCCTGAATGATATATGCAATACAACTGTTACCCTACACAAGGTCCTTCTTATAGGTCTAACTGGGGATCAGGAAATTTCATATGTCAGCTGCATAGCCCAGATATATTTCTTTGGAAGCTTCGTTAGTGATGAACTGTTGTTTCTGGCTGCAATGAGCTATGACAGATATGTTGCCATTTGTAATCCATTGAGATATACTGTTATCATGAATCACAAAATCTGTGCTCTTCTGGCCTCCTTCTGTTGGGTTCTtggttttatagaaatattaCCTTATGCTGTTCTTGTAGCTGGATTTTCCTGTTACAGATCCAACGTAGTAGACCACTTCTTCTGTGACCTTGTGCCAGTCATAAAATTATCTTGCAGCAACACTTCTGTTCTGAAGACTTTGTTCATAGTTGAAGGAACTTTCCTTTTAGTTCTTGGTCCTCTTGTTTTAACTGTTCTgtcctatatttttattatttccaccATAATAAAGATTCGTACCAGCACAGGAAGACGTAAAGCCTTCTACACATGTTCCTCACACCTCACAGTCGTCATTCTTCTCTATATCACCCTAAGCTACCAGTACCCCAGGCCGCTTTCAGCAGACAGCCTTGAGTACAATAAACTGCTTTCTCTGTTCAACACGGCCGCTGTCCCCATCTTGAACCCTTTCATTTACAGCctgaaaaataaagatgtgaAGTCAGCTTTAAAAAAGAGACTGTGGTTTTTGAGAGTTAAAAAATAG